In Hevea brasiliensis isolate MT/VB/25A 57/8 chromosome 13, ASM3005281v1, whole genome shotgun sequence, a single genomic region encodes these proteins:
- the LOC110671508 gene encoding protein RGF1 INDUCIBLE TRANSCRIPTION FACTOR 1 — protein sequence MGIQKPAWLEALYSQKFFVGCSYHETAKKNEKNVCCLDCCISICPHCVPSHRYHRLLQVRRYVYHDVVRLEDLQKLIDCSNVQAYTINSAKVVFIKKRPQNRQFKGSGNYCTSCDRSLQEPFIHCSLGCKVSLSKF from the exons ATG GGAATTCAGAAGCCCGCATGGTTGGAAGCTCTCTACTCACAGAAGTTCTTCGTGGGTTGCTCTTATCATGAAACTGCAAAGAAGAATGAAAAGAACGTTTGTTGTTTAGATTGTTGCATTAGTATTTGCCCTCACTGTGTTCCATCTCATCGCTACCATAGGCTTCTTCAAGTTCGCCGATATGTCTATCATGATGTTGTGAGATTGGAAGACCTCCAGAAGCTTATAGATTGCTCAAATGTGCAG GCCTATACCATAAATAGTGCCAAAGTAGTGTTCATCAAGAAGAGACCTCAGAACAGGCAATTCAAAGGCTCTGGAAACTATTGCACTTCCTGTGATAGAAGTCTTCAAGAACCCTTTATTCATTGCTCTCTAGGGTGCAAGGTAAGCctgtcaaaattttaa
- the LOC110671506 gene encoding uncharacterized protein LOC110671506: MLLNRSNPPLFLLLVGFVFSLVLFTSSSPTTFTSHLQTLNFPEAVSERVNGVLVPWETRRRLEEENSNSSLILAAKRTRRQDPLDKFKRYTGGYNISNQHYWASVGFTAAPFFIIAGIWFVLFGLCLAFICLCYCCCRREPYGYSRICYALSLIFLILFTIAAIMGCVVLYIGQQKFHSITTHTLDYVVHQANVTAENLRNVSDYLAAARSVSVDNMLLPANVRNNIGDIETKINSSSSTLSSRTQDNSKDIQDGLDSMRLALIILAAVMLALAFLGFLFSILGLQCLVYFLVILGWILVAGTFILCGVFLLVHNVVADTCVAMDEWVLNPTAKTAMDDIIPCVDNATAQATLQQTKEVTYQLVNVVDGIIKNVSNRNFPPLVPLYYNQSGPLMPVLCNPYNSDFTERQCAAGEVDLNNATEVWKSYTCQVQSGICKTPGRVTPSLYNQMASAVNLSYGLHRYGPFLVNLQDCTFVRQTFTVISHSYCPDLRQYTGWIYIGLVMVSAAVMLSLIFWVIYARERRHRVYTKQSMSRDVEGRDKAP; this comes from the exons ATGTTATTGAACAGATCAAATCCACCATTGTTTCTTCTTCTTGTGGGGTTTGTTTTCTCTCTTGTTCTTTTCACATCCTCTTCACCAACCACTTTCACTTCTCATCTCCAGACTCTAAATTTTCCGG AGGCTGTTAGTGAAAGGGTGAATGGTGTTTTGGTACCATGGGAGACAAGAAGGCGTCTTGAAGAAGAGAACTCGAACTCTTCTCTGATATTGGCTGCAAAAAGAACTCGAAGACAAGACCCTTTGGATAAATTTAAGCGTTATACTGGTGGCTATAATATCAGCAATCAACATTACTGGGCT TCTGTGGGTTTCACGGCTGCTCCTTTCTTTATCATTGCTGGAATTTGGTTTGTGCTCTTTGGATTGTGCTTGGCCTTTATCTGTCTCTGTTATTGCTGTTGTCGAAGAGAACCTTATGGCTATTCTCGAATATGCTATGCCCTCTCTCTCATTTTCCTCATTCTCTTCACAATTGCTGCAAT TATGGGGTGTGTTGTCCTCTACATTGGTCAACAGAAGTTTCACAGCATTACTACACACACATTGGATTATGTTGTGCACCAGGCAAATGTTACTGCTGAAAACCTCAGGAATGTATCAGATTATCTTGCTGCAGCTAGAAGTGTCTCTGTGGATAATATGCTTCTGCCAGCCAATGTCCGAAACAACATTGGTGACATTGAAACAAAGATCAACTCCTCTAGCAGCACTCTTTCCAGTCGTACACAAGATAATTCTAAGGATATACAAGATGGTTTAGATAGCAT GAGACTAGCTCTTATTATACTTGCTGCCGTAATGCTTGCTTTGGCATTTCTTGGATTCT TATTCTCCATTCTTGGACTGCAGTGTCTTGTATATTT CCTGGTGATTCTTGGGTGGATTCTGGTTGCGGGCACATTTATTTTGTGTGGTGTATTTCTTCTTGTCCATAa TGTGGTTGCAGATACATGTGTTGCAATGGATGAGTGGGTCCTGAACCCCACCGCCAAAACAGCAATGGATGATATAATCCCTTGTGTGGATAATGCAACTGCTCAGGCAACCTTGCAGCAAACCAAGGAAGTCACTTACCAACTTGTCAATGTGGTTGATGGCATCATCAAAAATGTCTCCAACAGAAATTTCCCACCACTGGTACCTTTGTATTACAACCAATCTGGTCCATTGATGCCTGTTCTTTGCAACCCGTATAATTCTGATTTCACAGAACGGCAATGTGCTGCTGGCGAAGTGGACTTGAACAATGCTACTGAG GTGTGGAAGAGTTATACCTGTCAGGTTCAATCTGGTATTTGTAAGACACCTGGGAGAGTTACTCCCAGTTTGTATAACCAAATGGCATCTGCAGTAAACTTGAGCTATGGGTTGCATCGTTATGGCCCTTTCTTGGTTAACTTGCAAGACTGCACTTTCGTTCGACAAACTTTCACTGTCATCAGCCACTCTTACTGTCCAGATTTGAGGCAATATACGGGATGGATCTACATTGGGCTGGTGATGGTATCTGCTGCTGTAATGCTGTCATTGATCTTCTGGGTAATCTATGCAAGAGAGCGAAGGCATCGTGTATATACCAAGCAGTCAATGTCCAGAGACGTGGAAGGACGAGACAAGGCCCCATAA